The following proteins are co-located in the Oncorhynchus gorbuscha isolate QuinsamMale2020 ecotype Even-year linkage group LG22, OgorEven_v1.0, whole genome shotgun sequence genome:
- the mcm6l gene encoding MCM6 minichromosome maintenance deficient 6, like: MESAAETSTAGVSVKDDLSEKCQKLFLEFLEEFQDTNGEILYQPDAEELIRPERNTLTVNFTNIEHFNQQLATTIQEEYYRVYPFLCRAVRYFARDHGNMPVAKEFYVAFSDFPSRQKIRELSTARIGSLLRISGQVVRTHPVHPELVSGTFLCLECQSVMKDVEQQFKYTLPNICKNPVCANRRHFMLDPNKSRFVDFQKVRIQETQAELPRGSIPRSVEVILRAEAVEMAQAGDRCDFTGTLIVVPDVAALAVSGTRAETSSRVTGGRQGFDADGIQGLKALGVRDLSYRLAFLACYVAPTNPQFGGKDLRQEDQTAESVKNQMTVQEWKKVFEMSQDKNLYHNLCTSLFPTIHGNNEIKRGILLMLFGGVGKTTMEGTSLRGDINVCIVGDPSTSKSQFLKHVEDFAPRAVYTSGKASSAAGLTAAVVKDEESHEFVIEAGALMLADNGVCCIDEFDKMDLNDQVAIHEAMEQQTISITKAGVKATLNARTSILAAANPIDGRYNRSKSLKQNVNMSAPIMSRFDLFFILIDECNEVTDYAIARRIVDLHFRNMESVERVYATDEIQRYILFARQFKPKITAEAKEFVVDQYKRLRQRDSSGSTKSAWRITVRQLESMLRLSEGMARLYCSDEVHPKHVKEAFRLLNKSVIRVDSPDINFDQEQDDGEINDQNDMMGTNGNHAEEAMDTEHGAGRPEKASTAKPALKMTFAEYRRVSNLIVFHMQKMEDIDESSLKMSELINWYLKEMESEIESEAELVAKKNLIEKVLHRLIHYDHIIIELTKTGLKKVSDEGEEPVIEEDPFLVVNPNYILED, from the exons ATGGAGTCTGCAGCTGAGACCAGCACTGCAGGAGTTTCAGTAAAAGATGACCTTTCAGAAAAATGTCAGAAGTTATTTCTTGAGTTCTTGGAGGA GTTTCAGGACACAAACGGGGAGATTTTGTATCAACCTGATGCTGAGGAGCTCATTCGACCAGAGAGAAACACACTGACTGTAAACTTCACCAACATTGAGCACTTCAATCAGCAACTAGCTACCACTATTCAGGAGGAATATTACAG GGTATACCCATTCCTATGCAGAGCAGTCCGTTACTTTGCAAGAGATCATGGGAACATGCCAGTAGCCAAAGAGTTCTACGTGGCCTTCTCTGACTTTCCATCAAGACAAAA GATCCGAGAGCTCTCCACAGCCCGGATCGGGTCCCTACTGCGTATCAGTGGACAGGTGGTGAGGACACACCCAGTGCACCCTGAGCTGGTCAGTGGTACCTTCCTGTGTCTGGAATGCCAGTCCGTTATGAAAGATGTTGAGCAGCAGTTTAAATACACCCTGCCCAACATTTGTAAGAACCCAGTCTGTGCCAATCGACGTCACTTCATGCTGGACCCCAACAAGTCCCGTTTTGTGGACTTTCAGAAG GTGCGTATCCAGGAGACCCAGGCGGAGCTGCCTCGTGGCTCCATCCCCCGCAGTGTGGAGGTGATCCTGAGGGCAGAGGCTGTGGAGATGGCTCAGGCAGGGGACCGCTGTGACTTCACCGGCACACTGATCGTCGTACCAGATGTCGCTGCCCTGGCTGTGTCAG GCACCAGGGCAGAAACCAGCAGCAGAGTGACTGGGGGGAGGCAGGGCTTTGATGCAGATGGGATCCAGGGACTGAAGGCTCTAGGTGTCAGGGATCTGTCCTATAGACTGGCCTTCCTAGCCTGCTACGTGGCCCCCACTAACCCTCAG TTTGGTGGTAAAGATCTACGACAGGAAGACCAGACTGCAGAGAGTGTGAAGAACCAGATGACTGTTCAGGAGTGGAAGAAAGTGTTTGAGATGAGTCAGGACAAgaacctctaccacaacctctgcACCAGCCTCTTCCCCACTATCCATG GGAATAATGAGATCAAGCGTGGAATCCTATTGATGCTCTTTGGCGGTGTTGGCAAGACGACCATGGAGGGCACATCTCTGAGGGGGGATATTAATGTTTGCATCGTTGGGGACCCCAGTACCTCCAAGAGCCAGTTCCTAAA ACACGTGGAGGACTTTGCGCCCAGGGCAGTCTACACCAGTGGGAAAGCCAGCAGCGCGGCCGGGTTGACGGCAGCTGTAGTGAAAGATGAGGAGTCCCATGAGTTTGTCATCGAGGCTGGGGCCCTCATGTTGGCGGATAAC GGAGTCTGTTGCATTGATGAGTTTGACAAGATGGACCTGAACGACCAGGTAGCCATTCACGAGGCCATGGAACAGCAGACCATCTCCATCACTAAGGCTGGTGTGAAG GCCACTCTGAATGCTCGCACCTCCATCCTGGCGGCTGCTAACCCCATCGACGGGAGATACAACCGCTCTAAGTCTCTGAAACAGAACGTCAACATGTCAGCACCCATCATGTCCAGATTTGACCTCTTCTTCATTCTGATTGATGAGTGCAATGAG GTGACAGATTATGCCATAGCCAGGCGTATTGTAGACCTGCACTTTAGAAACATGGAGTCTGTGGAGCGAGTCTACGCCACTGATGAGATCCAGAGATACATACTGTTTGCTCGGCAGTTTAAACCAAAG ATCACAGCAGAGGCAAAAGAGTTTGTGGTGGACCAGTACAAGCGTCTGCGTCAGCGGGACAGCAGCGGCAGCACCAAGTCAGCCTGGCGTATCACCGTCAGGCAGCTAGAGAGCATGCTCCGACTATCTGAGGGCATGGCCAGGCTCTACTGCTCAGATGAG GTGCATCCCAAACACGTTAAGGAGGCCTTCCGGCTATTGAATAAGTCTGTCATCCGCGTCGACTCCCCAGATATCAACTTCGACCAGGAACAAGACGATGGGGAAATTAATG ATCAGAATGACATGATGGGCACTAATGGCAATCATGCAGAGGAGGCTATGGACACAGAGCATGGGGCAGGCAGACCAGAGAAGGCCAGCACTGCCAAGCCTGCCCTCAAGATGACCTTTGCTGAGTACAGAAGGGTCTCCAACCTCATTGTTTTTCACATGCAGAAGATGGAAGATA TTGATGAGTCCTCACTGAAGATGAGCGAGCTGATTAACTGGTACCTGAAAGAAATGGAGAGTGAGATAGAGTCAGAAGCTGAGCTGGTTGCCAAGAAGAACCTTATAGAGAAAGTGCTTCACAGACTAATCCATTAT GACCACATTATCATAGAGTTAACGAAGACTGGGCTGAAGAAAGTTAGTGATGAGGGAGAGGAACCTGTCATCGAAGAGGACCCCTTCTTAGTGGTCAACCCCAATTACATCCTGGAAGATTAG